In Fragaria vesca subsp. vesca linkage group LG5, FraVesHawaii_1.0, whole genome shotgun sequence, the genomic stretch CGTCCACTTGTTGATGATGACAGTTGGTCCATCTTCGGTGCCATTTATGAACTTAAACCTCCTCACTCTTCTCTTGGCACAGAACATTCAGTATTGGAAGATGAAAACAGCCCTCATTTTGTTATTGCCTTCCGTGGCACCTTAACCATGTATGACCTGGTCTCACGAGATCTTAACTTGTCCCTCAAGTTAATCAAAAATAGACTTCACAAGACATCTCGCTTTGAGACTGCTATGCAGGCAATCCGAGCTACAGTTGGGGATGCTGGCGATTCATCAAGCGTTTGGTTAGCTGGCCATTCCATGGGTTCAGTATTGGCAATGCTTGCTGGAAAAACAATGGCCAAGGATGGAATTTTCCTCAAATCTTTTCTCTTCAACCAACCATTTGTTTTCGTTGCCCCAATGGAGAGGATCAAGCAGGAGAATGTCAAGCTAGGCATTCGCTTTGCTCGGAGTGTATTCACTGCAGGACTCGCTAAAGCTGTGAATCCAACCTGGCCAGAACAAGAAGATCCATTTTTTGGTCTGTATGAATGGGTTCCTAATGTATTTGTGAATCAAGGCGATGACTTCTGCTCTGGATATATTGGTTATTTTGAACATAGAAAGAAGATGGTGGAGATTGGAGCAGGAGGCATTGAGAGGTTAGCAACCCAGAATTCAATTGGGAGTTTATTAAGGTATGCAGTAGGAAAGGAGACAGAGCCACCAATGCACCTCATTCCTTGTGCAGATCTCACAGTCAATATGACACCTTCAAGGGATTTCAAAGAAGCCCATGGAATTCGACAATGGTGGAGAGAGAATCAGAACTTGAAGTCTGAGACTTACAGATACAGATAACACTTCCGGGTTTGTTCTATTGATTATAGTTTTTGAGTAGTGAACCAGCCTCAAGCATGTCCATTAGTCCAGACCAAATGCTAGGCATAGATGAACATGTTTTGATTCAAAAGCTCTGATGTACTTCATTGGCCCCTAGTAAAAAGTGAATGCTTGCTTCATGCTGTGTCATTGTAAGAAAACTCCAAACCCTTTACTTAACAACCAAATGCTAAATTAAATTACAGCAAAGTAAATATGGAATTCAGCAACAAAGAAATCCCAAATTTCTTTTGCAAAACTTCTATAAATAGTTAAATACTCACTCTTTTTCACTTCTCGTTACCATATCTAAATTTGTCGTGAATCCAGTTTCAAGTTTAGATAGTGCATTGGCAGCAGAATTGTGTTTTATTCCTGCATTAGCAAAGACAATTGTCAACTTATGGTTGGCAAATTGGTAATTGACATCAAAGTGTTGACGTCCGACATTGTCAACTTAGACATGGTTTGTGCATGATCTTGTGGAGATGAGATTGAAAATCAAACATATGATGGCATTTACATGAAATTGTTTGAGTGATAATGTAGCTAACTCATAAACACTTGTGTGTGAAAATTAGAGTGATTATCTATTGAGTTTATGGTTAGCACGGTTTTGTTGTGCAAACTTTATTTTGGTGCATCAAAGTGACAATCATGATATGACATAAATTTTACATTCGTATGTGACCCATAATATCATAAGACTTTTGAGACATAGTATGATTTTTTTTGTCCTACGTTAATTGTACGTGTTATCTGAGAAAAATGTTAGAAAGATTTGATTGTGTTTGTTTTGTTGTTTTTTCGGATTTGGGTTAATGTTATTGCTTGAGGACAAGTAACGTTCAAGTGTAGGGGTATTTGTTGAGTTGCATTTGACTCATATAAATGTGTCTAAAACTATGGAGATTGTCTTGTGTTTACTTGTGATTTTTTAATCTATTTTCTTATGTTTGTAGGAAATAATGCAATGAGAGGAAAAACACCCACATTATGGCTTGAGAGTGAAGTATACAAAGCTAGGAGTACAAAACATAGAATTTGGGTGAGAAAATACAAATCAAGATTTTCAGGCAACCGCCACTCATGGAGGTCCTTGTCCCATCCATGGAGGAGCATGGTGATGAGACTATGTCACATTTGAAATTCAAAGCAATTCCCACCATTTTGTGTTTTTGGAGTGTTGCACCACATGTAGCCAAATTGTGTAAGAGCATCTTACACTTACACTTACACTTACTTTATGTAGGAAATTTTGGAGATGGATGATGCTTTGGGGAATGAACTTGTAGGTTGAGGCGTGTAGTTCACTGCCCTTAAGAATAGATTTCCACCATTCGGAGATTGTATCTCGGTGTAGCAAGTATTGACGGTCTACCCTCCAGGGTACAACAATCTCGACTCTAGTAAGTGTACACTCACAATACTAGAATCGTATCGAACAACTTAATTATCTCTCTTTGGTGGAATAGAATAGGAAACAAGGAAGATATGGATTGTAGTTACATCAATTGAAAATGAAACCTAAAACTTATATAGGAAATGAATGATCAATGAAATGGACAATGGAACAGTAATGTAATGGCAGCAATTATGGAATAGGAATGCATGTCACATCCCGGTTCTTAAGTTAATTTACGGTTATTTACTTTTGTATTACTTGGACCTTTGACTGTTTTGAGTAACCGTTTACTATTTAAGGACCCTTGAGTTAACTTTTTGTAGGAAAATTATTTTAGGAAAATTTCTTTAAGAAGTTGTAGAGGACGTTAATACGAATCCGTGGACATGTTATACGCTAAAATCGGAGTTCGTATGTGAGTTAAGGTGTAAAATGTAAAGTTACTATTTTGATTGGGGGTATAAAAATAGGAACTTACCATTTGAGGTAAGGTAGAAAGTAGAAAGTCAATCTCTCTCTCTCTCTCTCTCTCTCCTCCTCCCCGCAGCTCTCTCGACCCGTAACTTTCCGGTAGCCGTCCGCCCGAGATAGGAGGCGATCTTGGTATCAAATTAAAGCTCGGATCATCCTCTACAAGTCTAGGTAGGTGGCAGCCCGTGTTGCGCCGCTGTGAGGGAGCAATCTCTCTATGAAGTCGCGGCTGTGTCGCGGAGGTGTTCTCGCCGGAACTCTTTTTTCTGGCCACCAAAATCAGAGCTGCTGGTCTCATTTTGAAGCTCTCCTCCTGCACAACAAAACCTCAAAAGGTTTCAATCCATCTTGAGCTAGGTAAGGAGAATCGGGCATTTGAAATTCTAAGGTATAAATTGGGATTTTTGTTGTTTTGGTTCGATTACTCTAGTTAGACTTGGAATTGAACTTTGTACTAGTTAAGGAAGTTGTTGGGCGTGTTGGGAGGAAGATTGTGTCAAATTTTGGTGAGTAATGGAGGTCGCCGGAGTAGGGGCTGCTGACCGCCGCTACGGGCATTTTTGGGTAGTTTTTCATGTTAATTAATGTGTTATGTTGTGAGGAGTTCATTATTGTAAAATTTGAAATTTTTGGAGGAGTTTTGGTTAAATTTGAGATTTTTCAAAAATTTGGAGAATTTGGCGGTTGGTAGAATAGATCCAACCATTGGATTTTCTTGATTATGGTCGTAAAGTGCTAGAAACAATGAAGTGAGGTTGTAGTTGAAGTTTGGTAAAAATCTAATTAGCTTAACCCTAGCTTGATTAGTGGGTTAAGTGGAAGGATTTTGGTGCTTAAGTTAAAACATTTTTTTCTTAAATTAAAGAGTGGTTTTAAACATATTTATTGTGCTAGGATACAAAAAGAACCTCGTTTGAGTGACGATTTGGATATCGGCCGACTTATGCCTAAATTTTTTAGTGGACATTTTGGTTTTAAATAAATATGAATGCAGGATTTTATAATTTATTATTTTATTATTTTATTTTCTGAGCAAATATTATAATTTCGGCTTATGAGATGATCTTGGAAATTATTTGAGTTTGAAGCATTGATTATTGGTCGGTCATGATTTCTGGATTTGAGCTCGGATTATTAATTTGGTATTTGAGTTTGGATATTCTTTATAAATTTCGGATTTATTTATGATTGTTTTATTTGTGGACTTTGAGATTTATAAAAAATTTCCGAAAATGGGATTTCGGTAGTTCGCTATTTATAATTTTCGCATTTATTTGTGAAATATCGATCTTGACATTCAGAATATTTTAGCGAGTATTTTGGATTGAGATATTATTTACAATTTTTACTTGTTAATTAACTCTTGCTTATATTATGGTTTTGAGAATAATTTGACGTGTCTGACGTGTGAGACACGTCATTGAGTTTTATTTTAATTTCTTATGATAATTTTCAAGTACGGTTGAGAACTTTACCATTCGCATGATCTTGGGGACGTTTTATGAATTTAAGTGATTTCGTATGTTTTTAATCACCATACTAGGATCATTATTATTCATTATTAGCTAGCCTTTATTAGCGGTTCTCACCATAGGTGAGTCGAGCGCTTAGCGTGGGACGCTACTATAGCCCGAGAGACACCGACCCGAACCTTGGAGGCTCCTCTTACATGGTGATAACTCTTCCCCTTATTTTATTTTTCTCAGTTATGTATTTGATTAACCAGCGGGGCTGGTTTATCTCTTTTTACGAGAGTTCTTTATCTGATTAACCAGTGAGGTTGGTTTGTCCATTATTATGCGATTCTGGATTTTAAGTTATATGGTTTATCAAAGTTACGTGCAGCTAAGTTTTAAATTTGAAACGTGGGAAAATATTTAAATTACGTTTTTGTTAAATTATTTAATTCATTTTTGTCTATTTACTCTAACGTTTTAAAATTACTTTCCCCTGTGTCATTTGGTTTTAAATGCCCAGTTTGCAGGCTAAGTTTAAATGAGGTCGAGCGTACATGGAGACGAGGCATAGTAAGAGGCTGCTTCAGCTTATTAGTTGATCAAGGTTTGATGTATTTTGGAGATGTGATGAACTTGGGGAGCAGATTCCAAGAGTTGAGGATAGATGATTTATAATAGAAGTGTTTATCTAGAATTTTTCAAGTAAAGGTTGTCTATATGCCGAATTTTCGGTAAATTTTCTTTGGAGGTGGATCCTGCAGGATTTACTTCGGGTTTCAGGGTGAAATTCGGGGTGGGTCCTGGCAATGTAACCGAATAGGAATGTAATGCCATTAATCACTAATATTCAAACTGAACTAATTGACCATTATTACACAATTATGTTTCAAAACGTTACGAATTTATGGCATATAGATCAACGACAATTAAGGAGAATAATGCTATTGACAAACGACCAAAACTGATGGAGGTTTCAAATTTGAGTAAGGTATTTTGAAATATTCAAATAAAATTCCAATACTTAACCCCATCTTCATCTCTTTCATCTCCAAGATCCTCTTTTCACACCCACCATCTCCACCTCCATTTCCACCACCAAATCTCCATCTCCACCTCCATAACTACCATTTTCATTACTTCTCAACACCACACATCTCTCCAAGAGCTTTAATTCCATCATTCCACATCACTAACAGCTTGGACAAAGGAGAAGAAGACACCACCACTCATGGGTTTGGAGACCCATCTCCACCACCACCTCCATTTCTATCAATAGTCAATTCTAACTCTCTTGCTCTTTGTTTTGATGTATTTTATGATGTTGGAATTTGTATACCTTGTTATGAGTGAGTAGTGATTTTGTTGGGGGTAGGGTTGAAAGCCCTAGCCAACCTTGTATGAAATTGATGTGATATTATGCTTGATGCAATTTTCCAATACCATATTCACATGCTTATTAATTCTATTTAAGAGTTGAATGCATTTACTTAGGTCTACTCAATTTAAGTTTATGTGTTTGCCATGTCATGGAGTTTTGTTAAAAGATTGGGTACCTTTTAGCAAGAGAAAGCATGAAAGCTGTAATACCCCGAGTATTTTACAAATAAATGAATATATAGGATTTTGTATGTGTATATAGAGAGCATAAAAGTAAGTTATTGAAATGAGAAATAAATTATAATAGGATGTGTAATTAATGCTTCGTATCGACCCGAGCATGCGAAAATTCTCGTAAATTTTCTAGGCAGTCGATTTACGTACTTAAAATTCCAAAACTATAGGAACTATAATTATAAAATAAATAGAATGGTGGACCGTTGGATCTTTCAAAATTTGATCTCTACCGTTGGATTTATGATTAATCTTTACTCTTGGATTTGGGTTATAAGTGAAGATTCGTCTAGCAAAGAAGAGAAAAGTGTGGAACATTTGACCGACCAGAGAAGAAGACAAGAAAATAATATATTAAAGGAGATTTGATTTCTCATATATATCCTGGATTCAGAAGGGAGACTCTCCAGGAATATTTGTTCTTAGGGGAAAGAGAAGGGGAACATGGTTCGAAGAAGAGAGAGACGGAGACAACCGGCATATTCGATCACACCTCTCTCTCACCGACCACTATCAATGGGAACTTAAAGGAGAAGAGGCTTCCAGAGAACCCGGGGGGAGGGGGGCTGGAGAAGTTTCAAGGCTTCTAAATTTAAGATGCCTCAGTCAAGCCACGGGATGGACGGAAAGATCTCATCCAATTTCTCTCTTCACTGCGGTGCCGCCACCTTTTTGCTTACTCAAATGGTGGATATTCCGGCTACGATCTGGTATTGTTATTTCTAAATTCAATCGAGTTTTGAAGGAAATTAGTGAATTTTGGGAACTATATTCTTGAATTGAATCGGGTCAGGGTGTTACAAAAGCACACCATGTGTGCATGTGAGGGTAGTGAGTTAAAATCTCCTAGACCTAGGATTGGTTTGCTTGCTTGGTTATCTAAACTTTGATCTTTATGCATCTAGGAACATTGAATTGAGACTTACCCGGAAATAGGACGTGTTCTTAGGTAGTCAATTCTAGACGTAATCGGTTAGAATTGATAACATCAAAGAAGTTTAGGCCTTAGTAATCTTAACCAGATGTTAAGAGGGTAATTAATTGCGTATTAGGATTGTATTATTTGTTGCTTGATCATCAATGCATGCAAGGAGGCTATGGTAAGCTCTAACTCCCATCCATTTGTCAACAGCTTATATAGTTTAGTTTAGTTTAGTTCATTTTACTTGCTTTAGTAGTTTCTATTTGTTCCAAACTAAACCAAACCAAAATCAATCACCACACATTTGCACATACCCACCATGAACTTTAATTCTCTTTTGAGTCATTCATTTGCATATTTTTCTATCTTACCTTAGGACTCCCTAGCTAGGGTGAGATTTCCCAATCCCTTGGGTTTGACAACCCCTACTCTAAACCCCACTATTCTATTATTTGCCTCTTATACTTGGGGGTAGCTTTAATGCAAACATCGATTTAGGAGGGTCAAGGTGGTCCTTTGGCATATTAGAGTAGGTCAAAGCGGCCCCTTGGCAGCCCTCGATGGGTCAAGATCGCCATTTAGCGGGCATAGGCGGGTCTTGGCAGCCCTTTGGTGGGTCTAGGGTGGCCCCTAAGCGGGTCTAGGTGGTCCTTATGTGGGTCTATGAGGGTCAAGGCGGTCCCTTTGCATGTCAAGACGGGTCAAAGTGGTCCCTTGGTGGCCCTAGACGTGTCTCGATAGCCCCTTGGCGGGTTTAAACCCCCAAGCGGGTGTAGGTGGTCCCTACGTGGGTCTAGGAGGGTCAAGGTGGTCCCTTGGCAGGTAAAGGCGGGTCAAAGCGGGGACCCCGCAGGAATTACCTCGGGTTTCAAGGTGAAATTCGGGGTGGGTCTTGACACCTATGGACCGCCAACAGGCCGCCTTAACCAGTTTTGTGCCACCTTGACCCTCATTGGGTGGCCTTGGGCCGCCTTACCCTGCCTTCACCCTCCTTGGGCCGCCTTAACCCATCTAGGGACACCAAGGGTCTGCCTTGACCCGCCTTGTGCCGCCTTGGCCCGTAGTGCCCACCTTGACCCACTTTGACCCGTTTTGACCCGCCTTGTTCCAACCTTGACTCACCTTGACCCGCTTTGGCCAGCTTTGACCGCCTTGGGCCTCCTTGACCCTCCTTGGTCCGCCAAGAGGCTGCTTTGACCCATCTAGGGTCACCAAGGGCCCGCCTCGACCTGCCTTGGGCCGCCTCGACCCGCCTTGTGCCGTCTTCACCCGTCTTGTGCTCTCATTGACCCGCCTTGGGCCTCCTTGACCCTCCTTNNNNNNNNNNNNNNNNNNNNNNNNNNNNNNNNNNNNNNNNNNNNNNNNNNNNNNNNNNNNNNNNNNNNNNNNNNNNNNNNNNNNNNNNNNNNNNNNNNNNNNNNNNNNNNNNNNNNNNNNNNNNNNNNNNNNNNNNNNNNNNNNNNNNNNNNNNNNNNNNNNNNNNNNNNNNNNNNNNNNNNNNNNNNNNNNNNNNNNNNNNNNNNNNNNNNNNNNNNNNNNNNNNNNNNNNNNNNNNNNNNNNNNNNNNNNNNNNNNNNNNNNNNNNNNNNNNNNNNNNNNNNNNNNNNNNNNNNNNNNNNNNNNNNNNNNNNNNNNNNNNNNNNNNNNNNNNNNNNNNNNNNNNNNNNNNNNNNNNNNNNNNNNNNNNNNNNNNNNNNNNNNNNNNNNNNNNNNNNNNNNNNNNNNNNNNNNNNNNNNNNNNNNNNNNNNNNNNNNNNNNNNNNNNNNNNNNNNNNNNNNNNNNNNNNNNNNNNNNNNNNNNNNNNNNNNNNNNNNNNNNNNNNNNNNNNNNNNNNNNNNNNNNNNNNNNNNNNNNNNNNNNNNNNNNNNNNNNNNNNNNNNNNNNNNNNNNNNNNNNNNNNNNTAGACTAGGGCCCCTTGACCCTCCTAGACCTGCTAAGGGGCTGCCTAGCCCCGCCATAGGGCCGTCTTGACTCACCTTGGCCCACCTTCGACAGCCTTGGCCCGCCTTGACATGCTTTGGCCCGCCTTGACCTTCCTTGAGCGGCATTGGCCCTCCTTGACATGCTTTGACACTCCTAGATATGCCTTGGGCCTCTTTGCCCCGCCTTGACCCGCTTTGGCCCACCTTGACCCTCCTTGGACAACCTTGGAACGCCTTGGCCCGCCTTGGACTGCCTTGACCTGCCTTGACCTGCCTTGGCCTGCCATGAATCGCGTTGGGCCTCCTAGTGCCACCAAGAAGCCGCCATGACCCTCCTCGGGTCTTCTAGGCCCATCTAGGGCATGCAAGGGGCGGCCAAGGGGTCGCCATGACCCTCCTTGGCTCTTCTAGGCCCATCTAGGGCAGGCAAGGGGGCGCCTTGACCCGCCTTGGGCCGTCTTGGCCCGCCTTGGACTGC encodes the following:
- the LOC101292212 gene encoding GDSL esterase/lipase At4g10955-like, with amino-acid sequence MMMSNISAVCFQGVFDSSGKEKRLRGYIKSKVTEKRWCLMVSDRHLFYVSGPSHLTSIDWKNTDHQRSVAASLVQGVKVLEVDHQEKRKGHEALAPPWWEFFHFELVRPLVDDDSWSIFGAIYELKPPHSSLGTEHSVLEDENSPHFVIAFRGTLTMYDLVSRDLNLSLKLIKNRLHKTSRFETAMQAIRATVGDAGDSSSVWLAGHSMGSVLAMLAGKTMAKDGIFLKSFLFNQPFVFVAPMERIKQENVKLGIRFARSVFTAGLAKAVNPTWPEQEDPFFGLYEWVPNVFVNQGDDFCSGYIGYFEHRKKMVEIGAGGIERLATQNSIGSLLRYAVGKETEPPMHLIPCADLTVNMTPSRDFKEAHGIRQWWRENQNLKSETYRYR